The Amblyomma americanum isolate KBUSLIRL-KWMA chromosome 3, ASM5285725v1, whole genome shotgun sequence genome window below encodes:
- the LOC144124613 gene encoding melatonin receptor type 1C-like isoform X3 — MAESASSTYYYYGDAAVSVMAVLLLAFMVLAVLGNAMVVLTVLRHRGMRTRTNMFIVNLAVADILVALLDMPVSLATLLRGDWVMGHAFCQFNGFTMALLLMCSIHTLMYMSVHKYLSITRPFSHRGEGYRKVTVFLAAAWLWPFFCAITPFLGLTEIIYKRGASQCGPAYPRNMMMYSHSALITVTNYFIPLGVMAFCYVNIFRVIADHMSRVKAHMGLHNSVVQQKRINITLFLVLICFLLCWTPYMIYTFYVNSRGNKTHVPEILNPVSYWFGYMNSACNPIIYAFRSPSFRHGYKELLFGSAVEVVSAEAGVWLSLTAAPTTTSAMQRSASWLCCFSPSWCSP; from the exons ATGGCTGAGTCGGCCAGCAGCACCTACTACTACTACGGTGATGCAGCGGTCAGCGTCATGGCAGTGCTGCTTCTGGCCTTCATGGTGCTCGCCGTGCTGGGGAACGCCATGGTGGTGCTCACGGTTCTCCGGCACCGGGGCATGCGCACGCGCACCAACATGTTCATCGTGAACCTGGCGGTGGCAGACATCCTGGTCGCGTTGCTCGACATGCCCGTCTCCCTGGCCACACTATTGCGGGGCGACTGGGTCATGGGCCACGCCTTCTGTCAGTTCAACGGGTTCACCATGgcgctgctgctgatgtgctCCATTCACACGCTTATGTACATGAGCGTCCACAAGTATCTGAGCATTACGCGACCATTTAGCCACCGAGGGGAAGGCTACCGGAAGGTCACCGTCTTCCTGGCGGCGGCGTGGCTATGGCCTTTCTTCTGTGCCATCACACCTTTCCTGGGCCTTACCGAGATTATCTACAAGCGTGGAGCCTCGCAGTGTGGACCAGCCTACCCGCGTAACATGATGATGTACTCGCATTCGGCTCTTATTACGGTGACCAACTACTTTATTCCGCTCGGCGTGATGGCTTTCTGCTACGTCAACATTTTCCGCGTTATCGCCGACCACATGTCGCGCGTAAAGGCTCACATGGGACTTCACAACTCAGTCGTCCAGCAGAAGCGCATCAACATTACTCTCTTCCTGGTGCTGATCTGTTTTCTGCTCTGCTGGACTCCATACATGATCTATACGTTCTACGTGAATTCCAGAGGCAACAAGACACACGTGCCGGAAATTCTTAATCCTGTG AGTTACTGGTTCGGCTACATGAACTCTGCGTGCAACCCGATAATATACGCCTTCAGGAGTCCGTCCTTCAGGCACGGGTACAAAGAACTCCTCTTCGGAAGTGCTGTCGAAGTCGTCAGTGCAGAGG